The Sphingobacteriaceae bacterium genome includes the window CGGAGATGCAAGAAGAAGATTAACTTGCTTCTCAAGCTTATTATCATACCATACATCGTCAGAATCCTGAAAGGCTATAAGCTCACCCGTGGAAATCTCAATAGCCATGTTTCTTGCTTTGGAGACACCCATCCTCTGCCTGTTCTTTATATAAATTAATCTATTATCCTTAATTTCGTTTACTTTGTCTTCGGTATTATCATCTGAATCATCTACAATTATAAGCTCAATATTCTTATAAGACTGATTAAGTACGCTCCAGATAGATTTTTGGATTAAATGCTCACGATTATACGTAGGGATGATTACTGAGACTTTTGGATGCGAATGGTTCATTTAAATGTTATTATTTCTTAGGACTATTTCTCAGTTAAATTTTTAGTACCGGGAATTTTATAAAGTAATGTCTTCCCGTCAATACTTTTATTATATAAAAACTTCTGATACTTAATTAACATTGAGTCCAATTCTTTCACTCTCCACATGGTGTTTAATAATAACCAAACTCGCTGTTCACTCGTATCAATTAAGGTATTCAAATCCGAATAGCAATATAATAGCTTTGCGTTTGTCCATCTTTCCTTTGTGCCATTAGATACTGATTCTCCTGAGAATTCGATTCCTCGGTAATCGCGAAAAATATAATCTAATCTTTTTAAATAATACTCGCTGGGCTGCTCATTGGTTATGATGATGTCGCTTTCACTCGATTCATTATCTACCAAATCTGCAGGGGTTTCACTATCCCACCTTGGATAGTAATGTATAACCATCGGGAGATTTTGATTCGTTCTGAAATTTATTTCTTTGGAATCAATGTATACAAGATGCTTTAATTCAAAATCTTCAGAAACAATGAGTATGGGGACTACTGCAAAACTGAAAACCACTGTATTTATATATTTTCTTTTAAGAAAAACCCCAATAATAATTTTAAGACCTAATAAGGCCAAAAGCATAATCAATGGGTACAAAAAGAAAAAATAACGCGTATCGAAATAATTTAGATTTAATATGTTTTGCATCAACACAAGAACCAGTAAAAGAAAAAGAAGGAATCTAATTTTTAGCGTATGGCCGACGTAATAATTTTTAATAACGTAGAGGAATAAAGCTCCAATTAAAATTATGTAAATGGCAGTTGCGAACGGAATGGTTTCGCGGAAAAGCACAAAAGTTTCATAAAAATAAGGGTAGTTAAGTGAATCCTTGAAAACTAATTTCAAACCGTAAAGCACTCCTGATATTTGTTCATGGGGATAAAATTGATGCCATGTATTAGTCTTGAGTACAAATACGACCCAGAAAAACAGATTAATAATACTTGCAAGAATTAAATATCTACTAGCCCTAGAAGGAAAAAACTGCCAACCCCCACCTTCGATTTTCTTTCCGACAATTTTTAAATTATTTAATTCTAACCAACCAAGCATTAAGAATATTAATATAGAAACAATAAACAATCCCAGTAGATTAAGAAAAGATAAAGTCAGCAATAAACCAGAAGCTGTTAAGAATTGGATAGACTTAGACAGGTTTAATATTTTATAAAAGATAAAAAGATTAATGAATAAAAGAAATACTGTCAGGAAAAGCCATGTTGAGCTTGATAATGCACTTTGAATTAGCAGATTTGGCGTTCTAAGTATCTCAGTTGATTTTAGTGATTTCTGATAATCTATAACATCCGGCGGCAAAATATTATGCTGGAATAAAGTTCGGAAATTGAATGTGAGAAATATATAAGCAAAAATAAAAATTATTAAACACACAAAGATCTTTGACAAATACTGCTTATGATATTGAATTGAAAACGGACTAAAAGTCTGCTTCTCTCTATCCCAAAAGATCGGGAGGAAATTTAAAATAACTAAGAATATTGAGCCCTCATAAACGAAAATGCTGAAAAAACTAAGTATCCACAGCCACTTGAATGCCTTGTCATTAAATTCGAAAATGTATTTATAGAGGAAATATATGTACCAGACAAAAATAGTCTGAAACATTGTATACATTCTTGCGAAACGTGCAAACTCAGTTTCCCACACAGAAAAACAAAAAACAAAAACCAGAGCTGCGGCTAATGCCCGGCTCGATACTTTTTTTCCCAATAAATATATCCCCGGAATAGCTAAGAGATTTGCAAGAACAGGAATTATTCTTGATGCAAATTCGGCTTTTAATCCTATCAAAATAAGCAGTGCCGTCAAATATTGCTGCGGCAGTGCCCTCACATAATAACCTCCTGCATCCCATTGAGGCAAGCCATATTTCATGATATTTTCAGAAGATTTTACAATATAATATTCATCGACAGCAAGAGGCCAGGTACCAAGTCCCTTTAACCTGATGATGATACCAGCAATTATTGAAATAATCAAAAATATATAGAAATATAAATCACGCTTTTCTTTTATTCTAAGGGATGAAAGATTAAAATTCATAAGTCAAATATTAATAAATTATTATTTAGGTTTGAATTTACTTCGATATTTCATTTGAAATGTAAGTTTCAATTTATCTTCGCTCCAGAAAAGATATAATTTTTTAATTGAAAATATAAGCGAATGAAAATAGTATTTAGAGTAAGAAATGAATTTGGAAGTATGAAATATTAATGCTGCTATTCTTTTAGGATAAATGTGTATAGTACTTTGAATAATTAAAAACCTAGCATCTGACTTACGCAATACTGACCTTATACTTCTTTTCCTATCTCC containing:
- a CDS encoding glycosyltransferase family 2 protein, translating into MNHSHPKVSVIIPTYNREHLIQKSIWSVLNQSYKNIELIIVDDSDDNTEDKVNEIKDNRLIYIKNRQRMGVSKARNMAIEISTGELIAFQDSDDVWYDNKLEKQVNLLLASPPQVAAVYCGQDFYDITTGEKTGTELTEINFRKSYTEGFLQTPATQTVLIKKVF